The Pseudomonadota bacterium genomic interval CACCATCGTGTCGTTGTCGATCGCACTCGCCGGCGCCTCCAACCTGCTGGAGGACATCCAGGCCACCAGCAGCATGGGCATGGTGATCCACGGCATGTCCACGGCGCTGTCGACCACCTTTACCGCCATCCTCTGCTACATGTTCTACGGCTACTTCTATCTCAAGCTGGGTGACGCGCAGACCAACGTGCTGGGCAAGGTGGAGGAACTGACCTCGGTCTACCTGCTGCCCCGTTTCTCGCACGACAGCGAGAGCCTGCTGCACGAGGTCACCGGCCTGGTCAACGGCCTACGCGAAGCGGCCGCCGGCATGAAGCAGATCCAGCAGGATTTCGCCTCCGCCGGCGACAGCCTGGATGCGACCATCGGCGGTCTCGCCGAGAATGTCGGTCGGGTCAACAGCGACCTGGCCCAGATGAAACAGTTGCTGCGCGAGGGCTTCCGGCTGCCGGCCCCTGGTAAGTAGCTATGGACGAGGGCTTCATCGATCTCCGCCAGGCCGGCGACTACACGTCCGGCAGCGACAGCTTCTGGCCGTCCTTCACCGACATCATGATGGTGGTGGTGATGATCTTCATGATCAGCAGCACCATCCTGATGATCCGCAACTGGGAGCTGGTGCGCGAACTGCGCGCCACCATCGCCTCGGAGCGCGAGGCCAAGGCCATGGCCGAGACCGCGACG includes:
- a CDS encoding MotA/TolQ/ExbB proton channel family protein: MNQTRTNFSGRMLLRMMVLGAIVVIALIANYKFIGELYFTHQLTAAGYLINGGIVAIFLLGLVKIVSSLLRYMREEVALERVSSHLENGHDNPLKGVNTRSIIARRYQTLVRLSNQYAKINHSALASTLLAVESTRISFAKYVSNILILTGVFGTIVSLSIALAGASNLLEDIQATSSMGMVIHGMSTALSTTFTAILCYMFYGYFYLKLGDAQTNVLGKVEELTSVYLLPRFSHDSESLLHEVTGLVNGLREAAAGMKQIQQDFASAGDSLDATIGGLAENVGRVNSDLAQMKQLLREGFRLPAPGK